One Verrucomicrobiia bacterium genomic window carries:
- a CDS encoding ammonium transporter — MKKYLFFTLLALFAMSFVASTIAADAPVAERSVEQRLADLEAYANNTARAEGESNIAGPGPGHNAWIMTATALVLFMTLPGLALFYGGLVRRKNVLSVMAQCLGIAGMVTIIWWVCGYSLCFGGSNPYFGNFDFAFFKGILPTNVGAGSPWISDSMWAIFQLTFAIITPALIVGAIAERMKFSAILLFIALWMFVVYFPLAHMVWSSTGLMSGILNPTAGIRALDFAGGTVVHMSSGWSALVLCIILGKRLGFGREPMPPHSMVLCMIGTGMLWVGWYGFNAGSALAADAVASNAFATTTLAAATAGFVWGMVEYLHRGKPSVLGFCSGIVGGLVVITPACGFVNTTGAMIIGVAAGVIPYLAVAKLKAWFGYDDALDTFGIHGVGGTLGALLTGILADPAANPLVEGVKEGLFMSQVKAIIVTLLLSVVGTAIIAYIVKAVVGLRPSEEIETLGLDLAEHGEEGYHAES, encoded by the coding sequence ATGAAGAAATACCTCTTTTTTACGCTCCTGGCCCTGTTTGCCATGAGCTTTGTGGCCTCGACAATCGCAGCGGACGCTCCAGTCGCTGAACGCTCGGTGGAACAGCGTCTGGCTGACCTCGAAGCTTACGCCAACAACACGGCGCGAGCGGAAGGCGAATCAAACATTGCCGGCCCGGGGCCCGGCCACAACGCTTGGATCATGACCGCGACCGCGCTGGTGCTCTTCATGACGCTGCCCGGGCTGGCTCTTTTTTACGGCGGCCTTGTCCGTCGCAAGAACGTTCTATCAGTCATGGCACAATGCCTTGGCATCGCGGGCATGGTGACAATCATCTGGTGGGTATGCGGCTACAGCCTCTGTTTTGGCGGAAGCAATCCTTACTTTGGCAATTTTGACTTCGCATTCTTCAAAGGAATTCTCCCGACCAATGTGGGCGCGGGCTCTCCGTGGATCAGCGACAGCATGTGGGCCATTTTCCAATTAACATTTGCGATCATCACCCCTGCGCTGATTGTGGGCGCGATTGCGGAGCGCATGAAATTCTCGGCAATTCTTCTGTTCATCGCGTTGTGGATGTTTGTGGTTTATTTCCCGCTCGCCCACATGGTCTGGTCCAGCACCGGCCTGATGAGCGGCATTCTCAATCCCACGGCTGGAATCCGTGCTCTGGATTTTGCGGGTGGCACAGTGGTGCACATGTCCTCGGGTTGGTCTGCGCTGGTGTTGTGCATCATCCTCGGCAAGCGCCTCGGCTTCGGACGCGAACCCATGCCGCCTCACAGCATGGTCCTGTGTATGATCGGAACCGGCATGCTCTGGGTAGGCTGGTATGGATTCAACGCGGGCTCCGCACTCGCCGCTGATGCGGTTGCTTCGAATGCATTCGCCACCACCACGCTCGCAGCCGCAACTGCAGGATTTGTTTGGGGAATGGTGGAATACCTTCATCGCGGCAAGCCCAGCGTCCTCGGTTTCTGCTCAGGCATCGTGGGCGGTCTGGTTGTGATCACTCCCGCGTGCGGATTTGTGAATACCACCGGAGCGATGATAATCGGCGTTGCAGCGGGTGTGATTCCCTACCTCGCGGTAGCCAAGCTCAAGGCGTGGTTTGGATACGACGACGCGTTGGACACGTTCGGCATCCACGGAGTCGGCGGAACCCTCGGGGCGTTGCTGACCGGGATCCTGGCCGATCCTGCCGCCAATCCGCTGGTCGAAGGGGTCAAGGAAGGTCTCTTCATGAGCCAGGTCAAGGCCATCATCGTGACGCTTCTCTTGAGCGTGGTCGGAACCGCAATCATTGCTTACATCGTGAAAGCCGTTGTGGGATTGCGTCCGAGTGAAGAAATCGAAACGCTCGGCCTCGATCTCGCCGAGCACGGTGAAGAAGGCTACCACGCAGAATCGTAA
- a CDS encoding P-II family nitrogen regulator, protein MKKVEAIIKPFKLEEVKDALAEIGIEGMTITEVKGFGRQKGHTEIYRGSEYTVDFLPKIKVEVVIPDNRLEAAVGAIVKAAKTGKIGDGKVFVSAIEEAVRIRTDEKGENAV, encoded by the coding sequence ATGAAGAAAGTCGAAGCCATCATCAAACCGTTCAAACTCGAGGAGGTCAAAGACGCGCTCGCCGAAATCGGCATCGAAGGAATGACGATTACCGAAGTGAAAGGATTTGGCCGCCAGAAGGGACATACCGAAATCTATCGCGGCAGCGAATACACCGTCGACTTTCTACCCAAGATCAAGGTCGAGGTTGTAATCCCCGACAACCGCTTGGAGGCGGCCGTCGGAGCCATTGTGAAGGCGGCGAAGACCGGCAAGATCGGCGACGGCAAAGTGTTCGTATCGGCCATCGAAGAAGCCGTCCGAATCCGCACGGACGAAAAGGGCGAAAACGCGGTGTAA
- a CDS encoding amino acid permease: MEIGSHRPRNVGWIRAAALLYGDWGSSKAYVIGAAFFALVYASLPHIIAVSLLTGLVGYIYVIICRSFPEGGGVYSSARSQSRVLGVIGALLLVANFTVTASLSAWAAMVYFRVPREFVALSAVLVTLSVGLLNVFGPKHSGSLAVWLAIPMVIGVTLIACFSIPHLSTVHLEAPHQTFSANWIGFVGVILALSGIEAVANLTGVMKLDPGSSPEAPSVAQTSRRAIFVVACEVVFVTILLGWAMLSISPDLKTALLDRWDEMLTVLAEYYGTLVLGTEGGRWFGLGISMVVGLLLLSAVNTAIGALIGLLYLLTRDGEMPRQFGKLNAHGMPVWPVVIATALPVIVLIISPNQVSLMELYAIGVVGAIGVNVGSCVVNRRLNLRWYERGAMVMTFLILFAVELTIAKTKPNALFFVVCILIAGLSLRAYAQRRAGLETITVTKEVAAAVSPETLAAFRPDFSKGQAILVAARGLTPVLKFALEEAKYREGNLYVLYVKQLAVSLPGSPQSQERPRWQNDPIAARIMTGVLELSQQSGVPVIPLYTVSDDPAATIIDLAATLGIDVLMLGAPHRTALAKLLQGDVVTEVARHLPENIQLVIHS; the protein is encoded by the coding sequence ATGGAAATTGGTTCTCATCGTCCGCGGAATGTCGGGTGGATCAGGGCGGCTGCGTTGCTCTACGGGGATTGGGGCTCCAGCAAGGCGTATGTCATCGGCGCCGCGTTTTTCGCGCTCGTCTATGCTTCGCTGCCGCACATCATTGCGGTGAGCCTCCTCACCGGACTGGTTGGTTATATTTACGTCATCATTTGCAGGTCCTTTCCCGAAGGAGGCGGCGTGTACTCGTCTGCGCGATCGCAAAGCCGCGTGCTTGGGGTGATCGGCGCCCTCCTGCTCGTTGCCAATTTTACAGTGACAGCCTCCCTGAGCGCGTGGGCGGCCATGGTTTATTTTCGCGTTCCACGAGAGTTCGTGGCGCTCAGCGCTGTCCTGGTCACCTTGTCAGTCGGCCTGCTGAATGTTTTTGGACCCAAGCACTCCGGCAGCCTCGCCGTTTGGCTGGCAATCCCGATGGTTATTGGAGTCACACTGATCGCCTGTTTTAGCATTCCCCACCTCTCAACCGTTCACCTGGAAGCGCCGCACCAAACGTTCTCGGCAAATTGGATCGGCTTCGTCGGAGTCATCCTCGCCCTCAGCGGCATTGAAGCCGTTGCCAACCTCACAGGCGTGATGAAACTCGATCCCGGCAGTTCGCCGGAGGCTCCCTCAGTGGCGCAGACGTCGCGGCGCGCCATCTTTGTGGTCGCCTGCGAAGTGGTTTTTGTGACGATTCTTCTCGGGTGGGCGATGCTTTCCATTTCACCGGACCTGAAGACGGCGTTGCTGGATCGATGGGATGAAATGCTCACAGTGCTTGCGGAATACTACGGCACCCTGGTGCTGGGAACTGAAGGAGGGCGCTGGTTCGGGCTTGGTATCAGCATGGTCGTTGGACTGCTCCTCCTGAGCGCGGTGAACACCGCCATCGGCGCGCTCATCGGCCTGCTTTACCTGCTGACGCGCGACGGTGAAATGCCCCGGCAATTCGGGAAGCTGAATGCCCACGGAATGCCCGTCTGGCCAGTGGTCATCGCGACCGCATTGCCCGTCATTGTCCTCATCATTTCGCCCAATCAGGTGTCATTGATGGAGTTGTATGCGATCGGCGTCGTCGGCGCCATCGGCGTGAACGTGGGATCCTGCGTCGTGAACCGTCGGCTTAACCTGCGCTGGTATGAACGCGGTGCCATGGTAATGACGTTCCTGATCCTTTTCGCAGTGGAGTTGACGATTGCCAAGACCAAACCCAATGCGCTGTTCTTCGTGGTTTGCATTCTCATTGCGGGTTTGAGCCTTCGAGCCTATGCCCAGCGCAGGGCGGGACTTGAGACGATCACAGTAACCAAGGAAGTTGCCGCCGCCGTCAGCCCGGAAACCCTTGCGGCTTTCCGGCCGGATTTTTCCAAAGGTCAGGCGATTCTCGTCGCTGCGCGCGGGTTGACCCCTGTGCTGAAGTTCGCACTCGAAGAAGCCAAATACCGGGAAGGAAATCTTTACGTGCTGTACGTGAAGCAACTTGCAGTATCTCTGCCTGGATCGCCCCAATCGCAGGAGCGCCCACGATGGCAAAACGATCCCATCGCCGCACGCATCATGACCGGCGTCCTTGAACTCAGCCAGCAGTCCGGCGTGCCGGTCATCCCGCTTTACACGGTCAGTGATGATCCTGCTGCAACCATCATCGATCTCGCCGCGACCCTCGGCATCGACGTGTTGATGTTGGGCGCGCCGCACCGGACGGCGCTTGCGAAGCTGCTTCAAGGCGATGTGGTCACCGAAGTCGCTCGACATCTTCCTGAGAACATTCAGTTGGTGATTCACAGCTGA